The following are encoded together in the Capsulimonas corticalis genome:
- a CDS encoding glycosyltransferase: MIQYLTEVLRRTPRCGRVLETGVGSGYGSVWLSLRGIQAEGMDYSPGIVERARQVNSVLGGQAQFALGDLFNLHDKNLRRYDAIHHQGVLEHFTGPKIRAALAQQVACANHVVFSVPSVNYPFEPEFGDERLLPLEEWARILEPFQVEDLRYYGDPNLGAREQILCVLRGQPVDEDLMALMHPGAQPYREGVSAIVHTRNEAARIAECLQTLAGWADEIIVCDMESDDDTVAIASQFTDQIVRHPRIPNFDRARNVSAMRARHAWVFFLDADERVPARLGQQLRRIALSNPAEFDAMLVPFRHHFAGHWMRSMYPGYTAPRLLRNGSFVFNARLHSGAQVDGPVIAFPADDPDLALVHYSFDSFSHYLGKLNGYTDGEALNMHRDGQVFHWQNAIAHFVHDFQNYYEKGNAPVDGVHGFLYSFMSAFYRFEQHAKLFERRWAQGQVSDWEQAIPASMEEMLEYALRLTRAKPARQATPVRVSDEPGAARFLWSGPVRDRSGYGDESRQMLLALEGAGAAVAAQSLPWGERDAAMPGNDLARLENMEGRAAAPGFTQLCHTFATQFQRHPQAGVCIGRTIFETDRLPKEWVAACNRMDFVWVATEFNRQTFAQAGVEAAKLVVVPECLDAAPYRSLPSREEIAANAELPQVVREIAADGRFTFLSVFDWTRHKGWDVLLRAFLGEFAGRDDVRLAFKVWSTMGYDHAEIRRQASELASRELGVDLASDPRVLFIDEYLPDEAMRSLYIAADAYVLPSRGEGWGRPYMEAMACGLPAIATGWSGNTAFMTPENSYLAEYDLVSVPEQAWREVATYKGHRWAEPRLEHVKSLMRGVVLGRDEARAVGARGREHVLARFSREAVGPLIRRELERAAEAGRASGEAQPGASAASVRWEGAIFRQHSLGHVNRELCLGMLGGGVDLSLVPTEPNDFSPADEPRLAGLVGRCFAPLDKPADVHVRHGFPPRFDAPDEGRFVLMQPWEYGYLPRHWVEPIQDRVAEVWCNSGYVRDVYLSSGIPPEKLAMVPLGADADVFHPGAPPFVLTDEPGASRAFGRGTERPFIFLFVGGTLHRKGFDILLEAYLKAFSAYDDVLLLVKDTCTKTVYQGQNHRERLIELAGDASRPRIAYVEDDLTAHQLAGVFTAADCLVAPYRGEGFCLPVLEAMSCGVPAIVTGGGPTDDFVDETVGWRLPAAKVPFGDGKIGEWECAGPTWMFEVSVDDLAKLMRQVSGSRKETQKRGKAAAKRVRSGWTWVHATARIMDRLKALRAMPSIAAAPADTMEALGTTAVKPSLPASTGAPTISLCMIVKNEERVLGNCLQSIRAWVDEIIVVDTGSTDRTVEIAEEHGARVFHFPWTDSFSEARNVSLSHATCDWILWMDADDTIPEHCGAKLREFALLTEAKVTGLIMQVRIPPAPGEVGLTVVDHVKLFRNHMGLQFEGRIHEQILGPIYSLGGIVKRTDAYVVHSGYDYSPEGQAGKRKRDLALLEKDLAERPDHPFVLFNIGMTAYHMKDYPKAVSALERCLAVSQPQESTVRKVYAMLAGCALETKDLMGARRLIETGLALFPKDPELLFRAGIVYKEVGSLDKAEASYLKLLNDRETGHIDSIDETMVGFKAHHNLALVYLDMSRFDDAVVYFRHAVQQEPSFVPSLVGLGDLLISTGRFSEAERIVENLERLGIGDALRMRYALQATAVRGT; encoded by the coding sequence ATGATCCAGTATCTCACTGAAGTACTCCGCCGCACTCCGCGCTGCGGACGTGTTCTGGAGACGGGCGTGGGATCAGGTTATGGCTCCGTGTGGCTCTCGCTGCGCGGTATTCAGGCGGAGGGGATGGACTATTCGCCGGGGATCGTCGAGCGGGCGCGGCAGGTAAACTCGGTGCTGGGCGGGCAGGCGCAGTTTGCGCTGGGCGATTTGTTTAACCTGCACGACAAGAACCTGCGGCGCTACGATGCCATCCACCACCAGGGGGTACTGGAGCACTTTACCGGGCCGAAGATCCGGGCGGCGCTGGCGCAGCAGGTGGCGTGCGCCAATCACGTGGTGTTTAGCGTCCCGAGCGTCAACTATCCCTTCGAGCCGGAGTTCGGCGACGAGCGGCTGCTGCCTCTGGAGGAGTGGGCGCGAATCCTGGAGCCGTTCCAGGTGGAGGACCTGCGCTACTACGGAGACCCGAACCTGGGTGCGCGCGAGCAGATCCTGTGCGTGCTGCGCGGGCAGCCCGTGGATGAGGACCTGATGGCGCTGATGCATCCTGGGGCGCAGCCGTATCGGGAGGGTGTGTCGGCGATCGTCCATACGCGCAACGAGGCGGCGCGGATCGCGGAGTGCCTCCAGACGCTCGCAGGGTGGGCGGACGAGATCATCGTCTGCGACATGGAGAGCGACGACGACACGGTCGCCATCGCCTCGCAGTTCACGGATCAGATCGTGCGCCACCCGCGCATCCCCAACTTCGACCGCGCCCGCAACGTCAGCGCCATGCGGGCGCGGCACGCGTGGGTCTTCTTCCTGGACGCCGACGAGCGCGTGCCGGCGCGCCTCGGGCAGCAACTGCGGCGCATCGCGCTCTCCAATCCCGCTGAGTTCGACGCGATGCTGGTCCCGTTCCGGCACCACTTCGCCGGGCACTGGATGCGGTCCATGTATCCGGGCTACACGGCGCCGCGCCTGCTCAGGAACGGCAGCTTCGTATTCAACGCGCGCCTGCACTCGGGGGCGCAGGTAGACGGGCCGGTCATCGCCTTCCCGGCGGACGATCCCGATCTGGCGCTGGTCCACTACTCGTTCGACAGCTTCTCGCACTACCTCGGCAAGCTCAACGGCTACACGGATGGCGAGGCGCTCAACATGCACCGCGACGGCCAGGTCTTCCACTGGCAGAACGCGATCGCGCACTTCGTCCACGACTTCCAGAACTACTACGAGAAGGGCAACGCCCCCGTAGACGGCGTCCACGGCTTCCTGTATTCCTTCATGTCCGCCTTCTACCGCTTCGAGCAGCACGCCAAGCTCTTCGAGCGGCGCTGGGCGCAGGGGCAGGTGAGCGACTGGGAGCAGGCGATCCCCGCGAGCATGGAGGAGATGCTGGAGTACGCCTTGCGCCTGACCCGCGCCAAGCCCGCGCGGCAGGCCACGCCCGTGCGCGTGTCGGACGAGCCGGGGGCGGCGCGCTTCCTCTGGTCGGGGCCGGTGCGGGACCGCAGCGGCTACGGCGACGAGAGCCGGCAGATGCTGCTGGCGCTGGAGGGGGCGGGTGCCGCCGTGGCGGCGCAGTCGCTGCCGTGGGGCGAGCGGGACGCTGCGATGCCGGGGAACGACCTGGCGCGCCTGGAGAACATGGAAGGACGCGCCGCCGCGCCGGGCTTCACGCAGCTCTGCCACACGTTCGCCACTCAGTTCCAGCGGCACCCGCAGGCGGGCGTCTGCATCGGGCGGACCATCTTCGAGACGGACCGCCTGCCCAAGGAGTGGGTCGCGGCATGCAACAGGATGGACTTCGTCTGGGTGGCCACCGAGTTCAACCGGCAGACGTTCGCGCAGGCGGGCGTCGAGGCGGCAAAGCTGGTCGTCGTTCCCGAGTGCCTGGACGCCGCCCCGTACCGCAGCCTGCCGTCGCGCGAGGAAATCGCCGCCAATGCCGAGCTGCCGCAAGTGGTGCGGGAGATTGCGGCGGACGGCCGCTTCACGTTCCTCTCCGTCTTCGACTGGACCCGGCACAAGGGGTGGGACGTGCTGCTGCGCGCCTTCCTGGGCGAGTTCGCGGGGCGGGACGACGTGCGCCTCGCGTTCAAGGTCTGGTCCACCATGGGGTACGACCACGCCGAGATCCGGCGGCAGGCGTCCGAGCTGGCAAGCCGGGAACTCGGCGTCGACCTGGCGTCCGACCCACGCGTGCTGTTCATCGACGAGTATCTGCCCGACGAAGCGATGCGCTCCCTGTACATTGCCGCCGACGCCTATGTGCTGCCCAGCCGGGGCGAGGGGTGGGGGCGGCCCTACATGGAGGCGATGGCCTGCGGCCTGCCGGCGATCGCGACGGGCTGGAGCGGCAATACCGCCTTCATGACGCCGGAGAACAGCTACCTGGCGGAGTACGATCTCGTATCCGTCCCCGAGCAGGCGTGGCGGGAGGTCGCGACGTACAAGGGGCACCGCTGGGCGGAGCCGCGCCTGGAGCACGTGAAGTCCTTGATGCGCGGCGTCGTACTGGGCCGGGACGAGGCGAGGGCCGTGGGAGCGCGCGGCCGGGAGCACGTGCTGGCGCGGTTCAGCCGCGAGGCGGTCGGGCCTCTGATCCGGCGCGAGCTCGAACGCGCGGCTGAGGCCGGCCGGGCGTCGGGCGAGGCGCAGCCGGGGGCGAGCGCGGCCTCGGTGCGCTGGGAGGGCGCGATCTTCCGCCAGCACAGCCTGGGGCACGTCAACCGCGAGCTGTGCCTGGGGATGCTGGGAGGGGGCGTGGACCTCTCGCTCGTGCCGACGGAGCCGAACGACTTCTCGCCGGCCGACGAGCCGCGCCTCGCGGGCCTCGTCGGCCGGTGCTTCGCCCCCCTGGACAAGCCGGCGGACGTGCATGTCCGGCACGGCTTCCCGCCGCGCTTCGACGCTCCCGACGAGGGGCGGTTCGTCCTGATGCAGCCGTGGGAGTACGGCTACCTGCCCAGGCACTGGGTCGAGCCGATCCAGGATCGGGTGGCCGAGGTGTGGTGCAACAGCGGCTACGTGCGCGACGTCTATCTGAGCAGCGGCATCCCGCCGGAGAAGCTGGCGATGGTCCCGCTGGGCGCGGACGCCGACGTCTTCCACCCAGGCGCGCCGCCGTTCGTGCTGACGGACGAGCCGGGAGCCAGCCGCGCCTTCGGACGGGGGACGGAGCGCCCATTCATCTTCCTGTTCGTGGGCGGCACGCTGCACCGCAAGGGTTTCGACATTCTGCTGGAAGCGTATCTGAAGGCCTTCTCCGCGTACGACGACGTGCTGCTGCTGGTGAAGGACACGTGCACCAAGACCGTCTACCAGGGCCAGAACCACCGTGAGCGTCTGATCGAGCTGGCCGGGGACGCCAGCCGCCCGCGCATCGCCTACGTCGAGGACGACCTGACGGCGCACCAGCTCGCCGGCGTCTTCACGGCAGCGGACTGCCTCGTCGCTCCGTACCGGGGTGAGGGCTTCTGCCTGCCCGTGCTGGAGGCGATGTCCTGCGGCGTTCCGGCGATCGTCACGGGGGGCGGCCCGACCGACGACTTCGTGGACGAGACCGTGGGCTGGCGCCTGCCGGCGGCGAAGGTCCCGTTCGGCGACGGGAAGATCGGCGAGTGGGAGTGCGCGGGGCCGACCTGGATGTTCGAGGTCTCTGTGGACGACCTCGCGAAGCTGATGCGCCAGGTCTCCGGAAGCCGCAAGGAGACGCAGAAGCGCGGCAAGGCTGCGGCGAAGCGCGTGCGCTCCGGTTGGACGTGGGTACACGCGACGGCGCGCATCATGGACCGGCTGAAGGCGCTGCGGGCGATGCCGTCTATTGCAGCGGCACCAGCGGATACGATGGAAGCCCTAGGGACAACGGCTGTGAAGCCATCATTGCCCGCTTCGACCGGCGCGCCGACGATCTCGCTCTGCATGATCGTCAAGAACGAGGAGCGGGTGCTGGGAAATTGCCTCCAAAGCATCAGGGCCTGGGTGGATGAGATCATCGTCGTGGACACCGGCTCGACGGACCGCACGGTGGAGATCGCCGAGGAGCACGGCGCGCGCGTCTTCCACTTCCCCTGGACCGACAGCTTCTCGGAGGCGCGCAACGTCTCCCTGTCCCATGCGACGTGCGACTGGATCCTGTGGATGGACGCCGACGATACCATCCCCGAGCACTGCGGAGCCAAGCTTCGCGAGTTTGCGTTGCTGACGGAGGCCAAGGTAACAGGCCTGATCATGCAGGTGCGTATCCCACCGGCGCCCGGCGAGGTCGGACTGACCGTTGTAGACCATGTCAAGCTCTTCCGCAACCACATGGGGCTCCAGTTTGAGGGGAGGATCCACGAGCAAATCCTGGGGCCTATCTACAGCCTGGGAGGAATAGTTAAACGAACGGACGCCTACGTGGTGCACAGCGGATACGACTACAGCCCTGAGGGACAGGCAGGTAAGCGGAAGCGCGACCTCGCGCTCCTTGAAAAAGACCTAGCGGAACGCCCGGATCATCCCTTTGTCCTGTTCAACATCGGAATGACCGCCTACCATATGAAGGACTACCCCAAGGCTGTCTCCGCCCTGGAACGATGCCTAGCGGTGAGTCAGCCCCAAGAGTCGACGGTGCGCAAGGTCTACGCGATGCTGGCGGGATGCGCGTTGGAAACGAAGGACCTGATGGGGGCGCGTCGACTGATTGAAACCGGGCTCGCCCTCTTCCCCAAGGACCCGGAGCTTCTGTTCCGCGCCGGAATAGTCTACAAAGAAGTGGGAAGTCTGGACAAAGCTGAGGCGAGCTACCTTAAGCTTCTGAACGATCGTGAAACGGGACATATCGACAGTATTGACGAAACAATGGTTGGGTTCAAGGCTCATCACAACCTGGCCCTCGTTTACCTGGATATGTCGCGCTTCGATGACGCTGTGGTTTACTTCCGGCATGCGGTACAGCAAGAGCCGAGTTTCGTCCCCTCCCTGGTTGGGCTGGGCGACTTACTTATCAGTACAGGTCGTTTTTCGGAGGCTGAGAGAATAGTGGAAAACCTTGAGAGATTGGGCATTGGGGATGCGCTACGCATGCGGTATGCTCTGCAGGCCACAGCTGTTAGGGGCACATAG
- a CDS encoding ankyrin repeat domain-containing protein — MIRYKLTLFISFVLLLLCIVFFANRGKNSTSHIYVKLVNDVRENNITAVTKDLSDGVNPNKFPHEDELDEAALCVAAYDGNLPIVNLLLDYHADPNIHDGWQGTPISAAASSNNVDVLQALASRGAKINDDGDGNSRALWVAAVNGKISAMRFLLSHGANPNSVENSHTSDAASVLTAAESCKQVSAVILLKKYGAKELRVPAQRH, encoded by the coding sequence TTGATCAGGTACAAATTAACGCTGTTTATCAGCTTTGTTCTCTTGTTATTGTGCATAGTTTTCTTTGCAAATCGAGGGAAAAATTCTACATCCCATATTTATGTCAAACTTGTTAATGATGTTCGTGAAAATAATATTACCGCCGTGACCAAGGATCTATCCGACGGCGTGAATCCAAACAAGTTTCCACACGAAGACGAACTTGACGAAGCTGCTTTATGTGTTGCTGCTTATGATGGGAATTTACCAATTGTAAATCTTTTGCTTGACTACCATGCTGATCCGAATATTCATGATGGATGGCAAGGCACTCCTATTTCGGCTGCGGCAAGTTCGAACAATGTTGACGTGTTGCAAGCCCTCGCTTCACGCGGTGCGAAAATAAACGACGATGGGGATGGAAATAGTAGGGCTTTATGGGTTGCTGCTGTTAATGGGAAAATAAGTGCTATGCGTTTCCTTTTGTCTCATGGAGCAAATCCGAATTCAGTTGAAAATTCACATACAAGTGATGCCGCCTCAGTGCTAACTGCTGCAGAATCTTGCAAGCAAGTATCGGCAGTGATATTACTAAAAAAATACGGGGCAAAGGAATTAAGAGTTCCTGCGCAAAGACATTGA
- a CDS encoding helix-turn-helix domain-containing protein translates to MKFVSPLSEADQADLAAVYRSSPSYRQRQRAQAVLLSAKGFTLDQLSDIVEAESATISHWLDQWQAHGLPGLSDAPKSGRPRKIDAVVEAHLHDILQFPTPNLKAALEEALQKKGSK, encoded by the coding sequence ATGAAATTTGTCTCTCCACTTTCTGAGGCCGATCAAGCCGATCTGGCGGCGGTGTATCGCAGCAGTCCATCGTATCGCCAGCGTCAACGCGCTCAGGCCGTATTGCTCAGCGCTAAAGGCTTCACGCTTGACCAACTCTCAGACATTGTCGAAGCAGAAAGCGCCACGATCAGCCACTGGCTCGATCAATGGCAAGCTCATGGTCTTCCAGGTCTGAGCGATGCTCCCAAATCAGGACGTCCGCGTAAGATTGATGCGGTCGTCGAAGCGCACTTGCACGATATTCTTCAATTTCCGACGCCTAATCTCAAAGCCGCCTTGGAAGAGGCGCTTCAAAAAAAGGGATCCAAATAA
- a CDS encoding RHS repeat protein → MLRTIDASGYDVLDLSEAWCAPCAAWRPHPQTDGNLRVDPEISLPSPGMDVDVAYFYNAASAYDGPFGYGRTLSTNLLCQAQLFTTPTTFTLVTLTRGNGAVVTYTDLGTGTFYPQSLGVLNTLVKDTTNSYWKETTQGGITAAYPLDTTGKVTTVSYAQDAVGNTHTFSYLSSGLLQSLTEGAGRKVTFSYDVSNKLQRIQDWAGRNTTFAYGTAGGKTVLASVQGPSGCITQYGYDATPLLNSITDPNGYLTSYAYDAQGRAIQRFVPAAGLTKYLYTGSHMTVVDSLSAVTTYSLGVQGTILAIQTPLGQVTSFGLSNGLEFRRLEPTGAITTTNYDIGSRPASTIDALGRTTSYGRDGFGNVVTLTYADGTNAVNLYGYAGSPFDSTGTKRLPQVSIDALGNTTTLSYTNRGQIASRVDPLGNTTTYGYDPFGNQTTVTNPLGNIWTSVYDLAGNVIAKVDPLGNRSSVSYDPQNRVVAETDPLGNVTTNGYDSNGNRTIQIDPLGNRTTWTYNVWDKPVTATNPIGAVSTTVYDLLGRPLARIDPLGNRSTTVYDANGREQSAIDSLGRMTTYGYDAASRQVALTNPLGNTSTTVYDVAGQRIAHIDPIGRATTAVYNLVGRPFASIDALGYRSTTLYDASQRPVASQDALGRLTTSVYDAASRPIASIDALGNRWTNAYDAASRRTSAVDPLGRTATTVYDLANRMIASVDATGARTSYGYDAAGRRTTMQDARGNVTTNVFDRDSRLQAGVSALGYRTTQLYDAASRNVATQDALGQLWTTVYDVASRAVAQVNPLGQSVTALYDGAGEAVAFQDALGRLSTTAYDGAGRTLAQQDARGYFTTFVYDAAGQRLAVVDANGHATTNLYDKRGAVLSTQDALGQLTSFQYDPVGNTSLRTDARGIVTTYTYDVLNRQVGRVYPDGTLNTFTYDRAGQQTTLQDVTGATTYAYDAAGRLSRQVNGAGKALSYAYDPAGNRSLLLDNDGRLTTYSYDAQNRLTSIWNPYAERTTFTYDALDRERIKTYANGMTVSHLYDGAGRELVTDSRRADGTAVATYTATYDAAGNRLMMLELSGIVTTFGYDASNQLVLEQGGANSRSVTYAYDGAGNRAALTRLGFQTTFSYDAANQLTASQFSNQARTTNTYDRNGNLTGVIPQAGTGVQTTYLWDAENRIVSFNGGANAYSADGKRQSGGNGRFVWDGENVLGQTDLSGNSILHFTDYPGEWGGLTSLRDLQNLDSLFYVYDMSGDVRAMVDATGTVTDTFDYYAFGDIAGGSQTTNFTRLMYRYKGKYGYYWPGSNAFYYVRDRWMYVEINHGRWFSRDPIGFDGALYSALALRGRTNLLNLYQYSFNNPIKYFDPSGNIPISIATDPFICAEVSIGVYLAYVHTPQHACNHGYTHCMACCEITHAVDASCAIAFQLIQDAGSSNQGRGTACVAGIKVAGSNQSCHQGCIAAFPWTKPPSPCCDFQTVSGVTYDCCKFLSHPTPLPGAY, encoded by the coding sequence ATGCTCAGGACCATCGACGCAAGCGGATACGACGTGCTTGACCTCTCGGAAGCGTGGTGCGCCCCGTGCGCCGCTTGGAGACCTCACCCGCAAACCGACGGCAATCTGCGGGTTGACCCGGAGATCTCGCTCCCAAGCCCCGGGATGGACGTCGATGTCGCCTACTTCTACAACGCCGCCTCCGCCTACGACGGCCCGTTCGGGTACGGACGGACCCTCAGCACCAACCTCCTTTGCCAGGCACAGCTCTTCACCACGCCCACCACGTTCACCCTGGTCACACTCACTCGCGGCAACGGGGCAGTTGTCACGTACACCGACTTGGGTACGGGCACATTCTATCCCCAGTCACTTGGCGTGCTGAACACATTGGTCAAGGATACCACCAACAGTTACTGGAAGGAGACCACCCAGGGCGGCATTACCGCAGCGTATCCCCTTGACACAACTGGAAAGGTCACCACCGTCTCCTACGCCCAGGATGCGGTCGGTAACACGCATACCTTCTCATACCTAAGCTCGGGACTTCTGCAGAGCCTTACCGAGGGGGCGGGGCGGAAGGTCACCTTCTCTTACGATGTCTCAAACAAGCTGCAGCGCATCCAGGACTGGGCCGGACGCAATACTACGTTCGCCTACGGCACGGCCGGAGGCAAGACCGTCCTCGCGAGTGTCCAGGGGCCATCGGGCTGCATCACCCAATACGGTTATGACGCCACGCCACTACTGAATTCCATTACCGACCCGAATGGTTATCTGACCAGCTATGCCTATGACGCACAGGGGCGCGCTATCCAGCGATTTGTCCCGGCGGCGGGACTGACGAAGTACCTTTATACCGGCAGCCATATGACGGTGGTGGACTCGCTTTCAGCAGTGACGACCTATTCGCTGGGAGTCCAGGGAACGATACTTGCCATCCAGACGCCGCTGGGGCAGGTAACCTCGTTCGGGCTCTCTAACGGCCTTGAGTTCCGCCGCCTTGAGCCGACCGGTGCCATTACGACGACAAACTACGACATCGGATCTCGCCCGGCCTCGACGATAGATGCGCTGGGCCGGACCACATCGTACGGGCGAGACGGGTTTGGAAACGTGGTGACGTTGACGTACGCGGACGGGACGAATGCCGTCAACCTGTACGGCTATGCAGGGAGCCCATTCGACTCCACCGGCACAAAGCGGCTTCCCCAAGTTTCCATTGACGCTCTGGGGAATACGACGACACTAAGCTATACGAATCGGGGGCAGATCGCAAGCCGAGTTGACCCGCTTGGCAATACGACGACGTACGGCTATGACCCCTTTGGCAATCAGACGACGGTGACAAACCCGCTGGGCAACATATGGACGAGCGTGTACGATCTGGCGGGCAACGTGATCGCGAAAGTGGATCCCCTGGGCAACCGCAGCAGCGTATCCTATGACCCGCAGAACCGGGTCGTCGCGGAGACGGACCCGCTGGGCAACGTCACGACGAACGGCTACGACAGCAACGGCAACCGCACGATCCAGATCGACCCGCTGGGGAACCGTACGACGTGGACCTACAACGTGTGGGACAAGCCTGTCACGGCGACCAATCCGATCGGCGCCGTGAGCACGACGGTGTACGATTTGCTGGGTCGTCCGCTGGCGCGCATCGATCCACTGGGCAACCGCAGCACCACGGTGTACGACGCCAACGGTCGCGAACAGTCGGCTATTGATTCGCTGGGACGGATGACGACGTATGGCTACGACGCCGCCAGTCGCCAGGTTGCGTTGACGAACCCGCTGGGGAACACAAGTACAACCGTTTACGACGTTGCTGGACAGCGCATCGCTCACATCGACCCGATCGGACGCGCCACGACGGCGGTCTACAACCTCGTCGGCCGTCCCTTCGCTAGCATCGACGCGCTGGGCTACCGCTCAACGACTCTCTACGACGCATCTCAGCGCCCTGTCGCATCCCAGGACGCGCTGGGCCGGCTGACGACCAGCGTCTACGACGCCGCCAGCCGTCCCATTGCCTCGATCGATGCTCTGGGCAACCGCTGGACCAATGCCTACGACGCGGCCAGCCGCCGGACTTCCGCTGTCGACCCACTCGGCCGTACTGCCACCACGGTCTATGACCTTGCTAACCGGATGATCGCTTCGGTGGACGCGACCGGCGCACGCACCTCTTACGGCTACGACGCGGCAGGCCGTCGGACGACTATGCAGGACGCGCGCGGGAATGTGACCACAAACGTCTTCGACCGGGACAGTCGCCTCCAGGCGGGCGTCTCGGCGCTGGGCTATCGCACGACGCAGCTCTACGACGCCGCCAGCCGGAACGTTGCGACGCAGGACGCGCTCGGCCAGCTCTGGACCACCGTCTACGACGTCGCCAGCCGGGCCGTCGCCCAGGTAAACCCGTTGGGCCAGAGCGTGACCGCTCTGTACGACGGCGCGGGAGAAGCCGTCGCATTCCAGGACGCGCTCGGACGCCTGAGCACGACCGCCTACGACGGGGCCGGCCGGACGCTGGCTCAGCAGGACGCGCGTGGTTACTTCACGACCTTCGTGTACGACGCGGCGGGGCAGCGTCTCGCGGTGGTGGATGCCAACGGGCACGCTACGACCAACCTCTACGACAAGCGTGGCGCGGTGCTCTCGACGCAGGACGCTCTTGGCCAACTCACCTCCTTCCAGTACGACCCCGTCGGCAATACCAGCCTTCGCACCGACGCGCGCGGGATCGTCACCACCTATACCTACGACGTGCTGAACCGGCAGGTCGGAAGGGTCTACCCGGACGGCACGCTCAACACCTTCACGTACGACCGGGCCGGGCAGCAGACGACGCTGCAGGACGTCACGGGCGCCACCACCTACGCCTACGACGCCGCCGGCCGGCTCTCCCGCCAGGTCAACGGCGCCGGCAAGGCCCTCTCCTACGCCTACGACCCCGCCGGCAACCGATCGCTCCTGCTCGACAACGACGGCAGGCTGACCACCTACTCCTACGACGCGCAGAACCGGCTCACCTCGATCTGGAACCCCTACGCCGAGCGCACGACCTTCACGTACGACGCGCTGGACCGGGAGCGGATCAAGACGTACGCGAACGGCATGACCGTCAGCCACCTCTACGACGGGGCGGGTCGGGAGCTGGTGACGGACAGCCGTCGGGCGGACGGGACGGCGGTGGCGACCTACACGGCGACCTACGACGCGGCCGGCAACCGGCTCATGATGCTGGAACTCAGCGGCATCGTCACGACGTTCGGCTACGACGCCTCGAACCAGCTGGTCCTGGAGCAGGGCGGCGCGAACAGCCGCAGCGTCACCTATGCCTACGACGGGGCCGGCAACCGGGCGGCGCTGACCCGGCTGGGCTTCCAGACGACGTTCAGCTACGACGCGGCGAACCAGCTGACCGCCTCGCAGTTCTCCAACCAGGCGCGGACGACCAACACGTACGACCGGAACGGGAACCTGACCGGGGTAATCCCGCAGGCGGGGACCGGGGTCCAGACGACGTACCTGTGGGACGCGGAGAATCGGATCGTCTCGTTCAACGGCGGGGCGAACGCGTACTCGGCGGACGGGAAGCGGCAGTCGGGGGGCAACGGGCGGTTCGTGTGGGACGGGGAGAACGTGCTGGGGCAGACGGACCTCAGCGGCAATTCCATCCTGCACTTCACGGACTACCCGGGCGAGTGGGGCGGGCTGACGTCGCTGCGCGACCTCCAGAACCTGGACAGCCTGTTCTACGTGTACGACATGTCCGGGGACGTGCGGGCGATGGTTGACGCGACGGGCACGGTGACGGACACGTTCGACTACTATGCGTTCGGGGACATCGCGGGGGGCTCCCAGACGACGAACTTCACGCGGCTGATGTACCGCTACAAGGGGAAGTACGGGTACTACTGGCCCGGCTCGAACGCGTTCTACTACGTGCGGGACCGGTGGATGTACGTGGAGATCAACCATGGGCGCTGGTTCAGCAGGGACCCGATTGGGTTTGATGGAGCTCTATATTCTGCACTGGCGCTACGAGGGAGAACAAACCTTTTAAACTTATATCAATACAGTTTCAATAACCCAATTAAATATTTTGATCCTTCGGGTAACATTCCGATATCAATTGCGACGGATCCCTTTATTTGTGCGGAGGTCTCAATTGGTGTTTATCTTGCGTATGTCCATACCCCGCAGCATGCATGCAACCACGGATATACTCACTGTATGGCTTGTTGCGAGATAACACATGCGGTAGATGCATCCTGTGCAATAGCCTTCCAACTTATTCAGGATGCTGGCTCTTCAAACCAGGGTCGAGGGACGGCTTGTGTTGCCGGCATAAAAGTTGCTGGCTCAAATCAGTCTTGTCATCAAGGTTGTATAGCGGCTTTTCCGTGGACAAAACCGCCATCGCCATGTTGCGATTTCCAAACTGTTAGCGGAGTCACATACGATTGTTGTAAATTTCTTTCTCATCCGACGCCTTTGCCTGGTGCCTATTAA